Genomic DNA from uncultured Methanospirillum sp.:
TGACGGGTGCTGACCTGCACCATCGCCCCCGTTAATGACCGGAACATCTGCAAACTCACTTGCGAGCCTTGCTGCCCCGACCTTCGGGTGCCTGAGCACGATGGTGTCTGCATACCCGCTGACAACCCTGATGGTATCGGCGAGTGTCTCCCCTTTGGCCATTGAACTGACCTCGACACCGCCAAGGTTCATGCATGAACCCCCGAGTCGCAGCATTGCAGACTCAAATGACATTCGTGTCCGGGTACTGGGTTCAAAAAAGAGAAGTCCGAGAATTTTTCCTTTCAGCGGCTGTGCATCAGCACCGTGTTCAGCGATCCTGGCTGCCCTCTCTATCAGGTGATCAATCTGACTGCGATCCAGATCTCTGATTGAAATATAATGTCTCATGTGAGATGCCCTGCCGATTGTCATAAACCGGTACGGTGCGATCTCACATCAATCTGATCAAGTTCAGACAGTTGGCAGCCTGCTCTTGATCTGTTTCAGGGCCTCATGACAGGCATTACTCACTTCAGGATCAGAATCCTCTAGCCCGCGGGCAAGAATATCCATGCTTGGTGGGCCTATATTCACGAGTGTATCCCAGTCCTCGCGAGCAAAGAGGTAACTCAGACGATCTGTGGTGTACTTTGGTTTCCAGCCAAATCCCTGAAGCAGCCGCACCACATCCTGCCGCACCCTCCGGTCAGAATCTGTCAGGGCCTGGATCAGCATGAACATGGCAGGCTCGCCGATCTTTCCTATCCCGTTGATGGCTGCTGCCCTGATCTCTCCATCCTCATCTTTCAGAGCACCAAGCAACTGGTCAAGAACCGGAAGCCCGATATCTCCCATCGATTCGATGGCCGCGACCCTGACCTCCCGGTCCTCATCCTGTAATGCACTGGTGAGCGGGTCGAGTGCCTCCCTTCCGAACTTTCCGAGTTCTCGGACCGCAGCGATCCTGATCCTGCGATCAGAATCTTCCAGTGCCTTGAAGATGATCGATGCAGATGAGGGATCCATGAGATCGCCGAGCAGGTGAATCAGTGGAATTCTTCTGAGGTCTCGATCCGGAAGCTGCTCCATCACCTGGTGGACCCGGGTGATAACCTGTCCTTTCATGCTTGCAAATGTCTGCAGCACCAGTGTTGGTGTCGGCCCGGTCCAGCTCAGCAGGGCACCGATCAGGGGATCGATGACGGCGGTACCTTTGCTCACCAGGATGCCGGTGAGCATCCGCTGCATCTCGGGATCTTTCAGGCTGAAGAGATGGTGCATCTGCGGAGCATCATTCATTGAGATGTCCAGAATCATTGACATCAGTGAGATACCGCGTTCACTACCCTGCTCGCCTGTAGTCTCAAGCGCCTTGAACTCATCAAGGAGCCGTGGTAGTGCCACTCCACCCATATTGGCGAAGATGCTGCTGATCAGCGGCACCATCGACTTGTCCTCGTTGAAGAGGCTGAAGAGTGAAGGGATTGCTGGTTGTCCGATCCTTGCCAGGGAGAGTCCTGCATAGTTAACAATCTCCTGATCCTGATCATGGAGCAGGTTCATCAGGGTTGGCACCGCAGGTTCCCCGATTGATCCGAGTGCTGCCACTGCATACACCACGAGCATCGGATCCCTCAGTTCCTCAATAAGAGCAGGCACTGCTGCCGGTCCCATCTTTACCAGGAACGAGGTGAGCACCAGTTTCTGCTCTTCATCTTCTTCCTGGCGCAGACTGTTGATCAACGGCTTGATTGCTGCATCTCCGAACTTTTCGAGAAGGTCGCCTGCAAACTGGATCTGATCGGTATCACCGGTGTTAATCAGTTCGATGAGGTGGGGAATGACCTGTTCAGGAGATGCCCGGATGATCTCGCTGACCGCATCCATGCTTGCGCCTGATCTCTGCTTCATCATCTGTTCGATAAAGACTCCCGGATCCTGTTCAAATGAGATCGCCAGAAGTTCCTTGATCCCTCTTGTAAGATCAGGCCCTGCTGAGCCGAGTGCATCGAGGAGTTCAGGAACAGCCTTAGCTCCCTGGTTCTTGATGATCGCGTATGCCTGAATCTGCCCCTGGCTTCCCGGCACGATCATAGGGATGAGGTATGGCACAGCGTCAGTCCCGATATCAGAAAGGATCGAACTTATCTTTGAGGGATCTGCAGAGAGGGGGTCACCAAGCGCATCTGCAAGGTCAGGTGCAGCATCAGATCCCATCTGCCTGAGCGCCGAGTCTGCGAGCATTGCAGCGTTCTCATTTCCTGAAGAGAGAACATGAATGAATCTGGGTGTGACCATGTCACCCATCTGCATCAGTTCATCCATCGCTGCTTCCCGAACTCTGTTGTCGTGGTTGGAGAGGGAATCGATCAACGGATCAATTGCCCGTACCGGATCGATCTCTCTGAGCATCCTGATGGCAAAAGTTGCAGTCTTCCCTCCCCGCGTTGGTATCGCCTCTTCAAGGATTGGAAATGCCAGTCTTCCCATCTCCCTGAACACGCGTGCTACCGGGCCGGTGGCTTCATCACCTTTCTCTTCAACTACCAGGAGTAGCCAGGGAGCTGAAAGCGAGCCCAGTCTTGGAAGAATTCCTGATACTGTCCTGGCGATATCTGCCGAGGGATTAAAGAGTGCCTGGGTCAGTTTGGGAAGTCCCGGCTCTCCTATCCTGATCAGAACAGAACTGATCTGCTCTCTGTCGTTCTCTTTATGCAGTGGAATCTCCCTGATCAGGTGCTCTACAACAGGCTCTCCGATTCGTATCAGGGCGTTCTCCGAGACGGCGCGGATCTCAGGATCTTCGTCATATATTCCCCTGATGAGGGGCACGATGGCAGCGTCCCCGATCTCCATGAAGACCTTGAGTGCCATTGAGGAGGTGACCGGGTTGGGATCCTTGAGTGAATCATATAATGGCTCAAGGGCTGGTCTGCCGATCTCCTGTATGATATAGAACTTGAGGTCACGGGTTTCGTCCCGATCCTGAGCACATGAGGAAAGCAGATCGACAACCACCTGATCTCCGAGGAGGATAAGAAGTGCTGCTGATCGCGCCCGGACTTCATCATCCGGACTGTCAAGGGCCTGAATGAGATAGGGAACCGCATCCCGCCCGGCAGTCTCGACCATGGCTTCTGCCATTCGTGCAGTCCGCCGCTCTTCTGATCCCAGAGTACTGACTATGATCGGAAGTACCGGTTTGCCATAACTGAGAAGAGTATATGCAGCCCGTTCTTCGCCTGCCTCATTCAGGATGGGGGTACACGCGAGGATCTCCGGAACGACCGAGGGGCCGAGCCTGAGCAGTGTCCGATGCAGCCATCGTGTGACTGTTTCATCAGCGCTGTTAAAGGTCTCAATCAGGGGACGAACTGCTGGTTTTCCGATGAACTCAAGAGCTTCAGAGGCTGCATCCACAACCCTGGGATCCGGATCTCCAAGGAGTGCGATGAGTTCAGGTACTGCACGTGGTGTCTGCATCCTCCCGAGGGCCAGGGCAGATTCTACCCGCATGGGCGTATCAGGAGATGTTCTGACAATTTTTATCAGCCCGTCAAGATCCCCTTTCAGTCGCATCCGTTCAGGATCAGGTCTGAATAATGTGATCATACTCCTATACCCCCCATACTGACATCATCTGTATAAGGATTGATGTTTCAGGAAATTATTAATAGATTCTTAAATCAGATCCCGGTTAATCATATTTTCCGCGGAGACCCGACCATCCGGTGTATCCGCAGTACAGGCATCCGATCCCGTTGCAGTGCCTGCACATACGTTCAGGAGTTGTAACCTCAACGGTACCTTTCTTGTCACAGAAGCAACATCCTTCACCTGCGCAATGCTGACAGGTCACCCGGACATATTCTGTAGTATCTGTCATACGGACTCAGACGAGGTATAATCAGATAAATGCAACGAATTAAAAAGTTAACAAAAGAGCGGGCCTGAAGGGACTCGAACCCCTGACCTACAGATTAAGAGTCTGTCGCTCTACCGACTAAGCTACAAGCCCTTGTGCCTTATCATATAGGATCGTCCGGCATATGAATATTTCGTATGTCCTGCCATCATGTCCATCTTCGATCAAGGTGTACTGCTATATCCGGTTTAAATGATCTATCCGAAAAGAACTATGTAAAAAAAATTAGAGCAAAAAAAAGAACGGGCCTGAAGGGACTCGAACCCCTGACCTACAGATTAAGAGTCTGTCGCTCTACCGACTAAGCTACAAGCCCTTGTGCCATAACATGTTGGTATATCTGCAATAAATATATTTCGTGGCCTGATTTAAACGTATAAACGCTTAATATATTATCGTTATGCAGGATTATCGCCTCCCGGGAGTTCCCGGCAACAGAACCTATCTGATCTGCGGGTGCGGGAGTGTCGGGTATCTCATTCTGGAGGAGCTCAAGAAGGAAGGTGGAAGGCTCCTCTGCATGGATAATAATCCCGAACGGGTTCAGGAGCTGAGGGAACAGAAGATAGAGGCATTCCTGCGTGATATGCTTGATGCCGAAATGCTCCATGGGATCGCTGATTTTAATATTGCATTCGTAGTCAGCGACAGTCACGAAGCAAATAGTGCGGCAATGCGGACGATCAGGGAGAAGTACCCCCGGGTCCATGTGGTTGCACGTGCGATTGATCCGATCAGTGAGAAGGATCTCATCCAGGAAGGTGCCGACCTGGTTCTGTATCCACAGCAGGTTGTAGCAACCGCTGCAATCGATCATCTTCAGAAATTTCAGAAGCATCACCTCTCAAAGCAGCTTTTTGATATCCTGAGATCCTGGACCGGGATTCTGGGAATCATCACTCACACAAATCCGGATCCTGATGCAATATCCAGTGCCATGGCCCTTGCTGCAATAGCAAAAAAAGCTAATCCGGATCTTGAGACCCGCATTCTGTATGACGGGATCATCGGTCACCAGGAGAACCGCACCCTGGTGAACCTGCTTGATATCAAGATGGAGAAGGTTCGTCCTGAAACGCTGGCAGAGTGCTCGCACCTTGCTCTTGTTGACAGTAAAGGACCGGGCATCAACAACGGTCTGCTTCCTACCACCCCGGTTGACATCATCATCGATCACCATTACGAGCCCCAGTCCGGCAGTATCATCAGGGCACCGTTTGTGGATGTCAGGCAGAGTGCCGGTGCATGTGCAACTATCCTGACCGAATATCTGATAGAACTTGAGATCGAGCCGGATCAGATGGTTGCTACCGCCCTGCTCTATGGCATCAGGGCTGACACCAAGCAGTTCAGAAGAAATGTAACACCACGGGATCTTGAGTACTCAGCATTTCTGCTCAAGTACAGTGACGAGGATCTGCTTGAGAAGATCATGTCACCCCAGTATGCCCATGAGACGATCGATATCATCGGCGATGCAATCAACAACCGTAAGACCAAGAACGGGTACCTCTTTTCAAACGTCGGATATGTCCGTAACCGTGATGCCCTCCCTCAGGCTGCAGATCTCCTCATCAATCTGGAAGGGATCAGCACGGCACTCGTGTATGGAATAACTGACGATGCGATCATCATGTCAGGCCGTAATCGTGACCTCAGGTTGAATCTTGGCAACGTGATGAGCGAGGCCTTCTCTGATCTCGGGGATGCCGGTGGCCATGCAACGATGGCTGCAGCGAGTATTCCGCTCCATGTCTTCTCGTCAGTGAGGGAGAAGAAAGGGCTTTTAGAGATGGTTATCGAGCCCATCCTGCAGAACTTCTACCGGCTTGTCGGGCTTCTGGAGGACGAGTCCGGTGAGGTATGAGGAGTGGGAACCCCTCTACCACGAGATATGTGAGTACTTCTCTTTTGATCCTGCCGAAGATGAACGGGCAGCAGTGATAGCAGCCAAACTCTCATCTGCTGATTCAACGGTTGAACTTGTGAGCCTGATATCTGGCAAACCTGTTACTGTGTGCGGGAATGCCCCATGTCTGAAGAGCCAGGTCCAGACCGTAGGGGTATCCGGAGTTGTCATCGCTGCTGATGCGGCAGCAGGTGTACTGCTGACCTGTGGGGTCAGACCTGATGTCATTGTCACCGATCTCGACGGGATCGATGAGTACGCCTGTGATATGAACAAGAGCGGGACTGTAATGGTAGTTCATGCTC
This window encodes:
- a CDS encoding HEAT repeat domain-containing protein, translating into MITLFRPDPERMRLKGDLDGLIKIVRTSPDTPMRVESALALGRMQTPRAVPELIALLGDPDPRVVDAASEALEFIGKPAVRPLIETFNSADETVTRWLHRTLLRLGPSVVPEILACTPILNEAGEERAAYTLLSYGKPVLPIIVSTLGSEERRTARMAEAMVETAGRDAVPYLIQALDSPDDEVRARSAALLILLGDQVVVDLLSSCAQDRDETRDLKFYIIQEIGRPALEPLYDSLKDPNPVTSSMALKVFMEIGDAAIVPLIRGIYDEDPEIRAVSENALIRIGEPVVEHLIREIPLHKENDREQISSVLIRIGEPGLPKLTQALFNPSADIARTVSGILPRLGSLSAPWLLLVVEEKGDEATGPVARVFREMGRLAFPILEEAIPTRGGKTATFAIRMLREIDPVRAIDPLIDSLSNHDNRVREAAMDELMQMGDMVTPRFIHVLSSGNENAAMLADSALRQMGSDAAPDLADALGDPLSADPSKISSILSDIGTDAVPYLIPMIVPGSQGQIQAYAIIKNQGAKAVPELLDALGSAGPDLTRGIKELLAISFEQDPGVFIEQMMKQRSGASMDAVSEIIRASPEQVIPHLIELINTGDTDQIQFAGDLLEKFGDAAIKPLINSLRQEEDEEQKLVLTSFLVKMGPAAVPALIEELRDPMLVVYAVAALGSIGEPAVPTLMNLLHDQDQEIVNYAGLSLARIGQPAIPSLFSLFNEDKSMVPLISSIFANMGGVALPRLLDEFKALETTGEQGSERGISLMSMILDISMNDAPQMHHLFSLKDPEMQRMLTGILVSKGTAVIDPLIGALLSWTGPTPTLVLQTFASMKGQVITRVHQVMEQLPDRDLRRIPLIHLLGDLMDPSSASIIFKALEDSDRRIRIAAVRELGKFGREALDPLTSALQDEDREVRVAAIESMGDIGLPVLDQLLGALKDEDGEIRAAAINGIGKIGEPAMFMLIQALTDSDRRVRQDVVRLLQGFGWKPKYTTDRLSYLFAREDWDTLVNIGPPSMDILARGLEDSDPEVSNACHEALKQIKSRLPTV
- a CDS encoding DHH family phosphoesterase — translated: MQDYRLPGVPGNRTYLICGCGSVGYLILEELKKEGGRLLCMDNNPERVQELREQKIEAFLRDMLDAEMLHGIADFNIAFVVSDSHEANSAAMRTIREKYPRVHVVARAIDPISEKDLIQEGADLVLYPQQVVATAAIDHLQKFQKHHLSKQLFDILRSWTGILGIITHTNPDPDAISSAMALAAIAKKANPDLETRILYDGIIGHQENRTLVNLLDIKMEKVRPETLAECSHLALVDSKGPGINNGLLPTTPVDIIIDHHYEPQSGSIIRAPFVDVRQSAGACATILTEYLIELEIEPDQMVATALLYGIRADTKQFRRNVTPRDLEYSAFLLKYSDEDLLEKIMSPQYAHETIDIIGDAINNRKTKNGYLFSNVGYVRNRDALPQAADLLINLEGISTALVYGITDDAIIMSGRNRDLRLNLGNVMSEAFSDLGDAGGHATMAAASIPLHVFSSVREKKGLLEMVIEPILQNFYRLVGLLEDESGEV
- a CDS encoding 6-hydroxymethylpterin diphosphokinase MptE-like protein; translation: MRYEEWEPLYHEICEYFSFDPAEDERAAVIAAKLSSADSTVELVSLISGKPVTVCGNAPCLKSQVQTVGVSGVVIAADAAAGVLLTCGVRPDVIVTDLDGIDEYACDMNKSGTVMVVHAHGDNIPRVQAWVPRLCGPLILTTQARPFQNVHNFGGFSDGDRAVYMAQECGASSIHLLGFDCDDQTVTPVKKGKLIWARRLLSEIGYEC